Proteins co-encoded in one Longimicrobium sp. genomic window:
- a CDS encoding YaiI/YqxD family protein, with translation MKIWIDADAAPRDVKEIVFRAAKRLQVETVMVANLRLTPPPGNPFVSAVRVEGGPDVADRHIAENAAPGDLAVTADIPLAAALVEKQVKVLDPRGDEHTPDTIGERLSVRDFMDGLRGAGVETGGSRPYGDRDKQAFAAALDRVLTRLLRAKR, from the coding sequence GTGAAGATCTGGATCGATGCGGACGCGGCGCCGCGGGACGTGAAGGAGATCGTATTCCGCGCGGCCAAACGGCTGCAGGTGGAGACGGTGATGGTGGCCAACCTGCGGCTGACGCCGCCGCCGGGGAACCCGTTCGTGAGCGCCGTGCGCGTGGAGGGCGGGCCGGACGTGGCCGACCGCCACATCGCCGAGAACGCCGCGCCGGGCGACCTGGCCGTGACCGCCGACATCCCGCTGGCCGCCGCGCTGGTGGAGAAGCAGGTGAAAGTGCTGGACCCGCGCGGCGATGAGCACACGCCCGACACCATCGGCGAGCGGCTGTCGGTGCGCGACTTCATGGACGGCCTGCGCGGCGCGGGCGTGGAGACCGGCGGCTCGCGCCCGTACGGCGACCGCGACAAGCAGGCCTTCGCCGCCGCGCTCGACCGCGTCCTCACGCGTCTCCTGCGGGCGAAGCGATGA